One Sediminibacillus dalangtanensis genomic region harbors:
- a CDS encoding carbohydrate ABC transporter permease: MQAAGKAKGAIIIGLLPAILIYSVFAILPIIQSYYYSVMEWNGFSEMSFVGLANFQALFQDGLFWNSVKNNIYVVLASVLGQVPIALFIALLLNRKLKGLKIFRTIGFLPVVLSTVVISLTWSLIYNSENGLINELLRALGLGGLAQNWLGDTNWSMIAVCVTVIWQFVGLYLIIFLAALQNVPEEVLEAARMDGASEWTTTWKVTVPMIWDTIIVAVILCIAGSLKTFDLIYVMTNGGPSHSTDVMALYMFNETFSQLQYGYGSAVSVVIFFFSLILIFIVTKLLGRKML; the protein is encoded by the coding sequence ATGCAGGCAGCCGGAAAAGCAAAAGGGGCCATCATCATCGGTTTATTACCTGCCATCTTGATTTATAGTGTGTTTGCCATTCTGCCAATTATTCAATCGTACTATTATTCGGTGATGGAATGGAATGGATTTTCCGAAATGTCATTTGTGGGCTTGGCAAATTTTCAAGCATTGTTCCAAGACGGACTGTTTTGGAATTCGGTGAAAAATAACATTTATGTCGTATTGGCATCCGTACTGGGGCAAGTACCAATTGCTTTGTTTATTGCATTGCTGTTGAACAGAAAGTTGAAGGGATTGAAAATCTTCCGGACAATTGGTTTTTTGCCCGTCGTTTTGTCCACTGTGGTCATCTCGTTAACCTGGAGCCTGATTTATAACTCGGAAAATGGTTTGATCAATGAATTACTCCGGGCGTTGGGCTTAGGCGGATTGGCGCAAAACTGGCTAGGCGATACGAACTGGTCGATGATCGCTGTTTGTGTCACGGTTATCTGGCAATTTGTCGGCCTGTATTTAATCATTTTTCTTGCTGCTTTGCAAAATGTACCGGAAGAGGTATTAGAGGCAGCAAGAATGGATGGAGCTTCAGAATGGACGACAACCTGGAAGGTCACGGTTCCGATGATATGGGATACCATCATCGTTGCGGTTATTCTATGCATAGCCGGCAGTTTGAAAACGTTCGATTTAATCTACGTCATGACAAACGGCGGACCGTCCCACTCGACGGACGTTATGGCGTTATATATGTTCAATGAAACCTTCAGCCAGCTGCAGTATGGATATGGAAGCGCAGTATCCGTTGTCATATTTTTCTTCAGTTTAATTTTGATTTTTATTGTCACCAAATTACTGGGACGTAAAATGTTATAA
- a CDS encoding carbohydrate ABC transporter permease: METTVKTAAGSQVEKQRGRKKPGWKRLLIYTILILFAIVNAYPIIWMVINSFKSESEFAVNQFGFPRELVLENYQNAWEIANFGVLFKNSIFICVAATVITVLTGALASYFLSRFTFKMSKFIYTFFIFGMLIPIHATLVPMFILMRNLGLLNTPVTLLFPYIAFHLPITIFILTSFMKAFPKDIEESAIMDGCGIFRIFWSIVLPMSRPALATVVILNFIYNWNEFSFALVLINDPAFQTLPLGLANFAGQFTTNYGAQMAGLTMSLIPIIAIYLMLEKEIVKGMTAGAVKG; the protein is encoded by the coding sequence ATGGAAACGACAGTGAAAACGGCCGCTGGATCACAGGTTGAAAAACAAAGAGGCCGCAAAAAACCTGGTTGGAAACGGCTATTGATTTATACAATTCTAATCTTGTTTGCCATTGTGAATGCCTATCCAATAATCTGGATGGTCATCAATTCATTCAAGTCGGAAAGTGAATTTGCTGTTAACCAATTCGGATTTCCGAGAGAATTGGTATTGGAAAACTATCAAAATGCTTGGGAGATAGCCAATTTTGGTGTTCTTTTTAAAAACAGTATATTCATCTGTGTCGCTGCTACTGTTATCACCGTATTAACAGGGGCTTTAGCCTCGTACTTTTTATCAAGATTCACGTTTAAAATGAGTAAATTCATTTATACATTTTTTATTTTCGGAATGCTGATTCCTATTCATGCTACCCTGGTTCCCATGTTTATCCTGATGCGTAATCTCGGATTGTTGAATACGCCGGTCACCTTGTTATTTCCCTATATTGCTTTTCATTTGCCGATAACGATTTTTATTTTAACAAGCTTTATGAAAGCTTTTCCTAAGGACATTGAGGAGTCGGCGATTATGGATGGCTGTGGTATTTTTCGGATTTTCTGGTCCATCGTGCTGCCGATGTCCCGACCGGCCCTTGCTACGGTAGTCATTCTTAACTTCATTTATAATTGGAATGAATTTTCCTTTGCCCTGGTACTGATCAATGACCCGGCTTTCCAGACACTGCCGTTGGGTCTGGCAAATTTTGCCGGTCAGTTCACCACCAACTATGGAGCACAAATGGCAGGTTTGACCATGTCACTGATCCCGATAATCGCTATTTATTTAATGCTTGAAAAAGAAATCGTAAAAGGTATGACAGCTGGGGCGGTTAAGGGATAA